A single genomic interval of Daucus carota subsp. sativus chromosome 1, DH1 v3.0, whole genome shotgun sequence harbors:
- the LOC108205247 gene encoding guanine nucleotide-binding protein subunit gamma 2, whose translation MDPSTAQGDEGENNNRAALQSLPNFVGKHRMTAAIALLNQQIQFLQEEIDQLETLGGSSVVCKELVASVESVSDALLPVTKGPTEVAWERWFQRSSKNRKKWI comes from the exons ATGGATCCATCAACAGCACAAGGAGATGAAGGTGAAAACAACAACAGGGCTGCTCTTCAATCTCTCCCCAACTTTGTTGGCAAGCACAGGATGACGGCTGCTATTGCTCTCCTCAATCAACAGATTCAGTTTCTTCAG GAAGAAATTGATCAACTCGAGACTCTTGGTGGATCATCCGTTGTTTGCAAAGA ATTAGTTGCAAGTGTTGAATCCGTCTCTGACGCTCTGCTTCCTGT AACCAAAGGGCCAACAGAAGTTGCTTGGGAGAGATGGTTCCAAAGATCCTCTAAAAACCGCAAGAAGTGGATATGA